Proteins from a single region of Amycolatopsis sp. CA-230715:
- the purF gene encoding amidophosphoribosyltransferase yields the protein MLSDQSSTGPVLTDQPDPEPREECGVFGVWAPGEEVAKLTYYGLYALQHRGQEAAGISVSDGSQIVVFKDLGLVSQVFDEQVLQSLQGHIAVGHCRYSTTGSTIWENAQPIFRTTETGSGLSFAHNGNLVNTAELRQRTVEAGLKPHAGLTGSSSDSDLVCGLLAANAADKGIEAAALDLLPTLRGAFCLVFADESTLYAARDPHGVHPLVLGRLERGWVVASETAALDIVGASFVREVEPGELIAIDAEGLRSTRFANPEPKGCVFEYVYLARPDTTIAGRSVHATRVDIGRRLAAEHPADADLVIPVPESGTPAAIGYAQGSGIPYGSGLVKNAYVGRTFIQPSQTIRQLGIRLKLNPLREVIRGKRLVVVDDSIVRGNTQRALVRMLREAGALEVHVRIASPPVRWPCFYGIDFASRAELVANGVDADGIRRSIGADSLGYVSLDGLVAASEQPRTRLCTACFSGEYPIALPEDALIGKHLLESLEAADGAGQPVTPAGYGAEDAVRRP from the coding sequence GTGCTTTCCGACCAGTCATCCACTGGACCTGTCCTCACCGACCAGCCCGACCCCGAGCCCCGCGAGGAGTGCGGCGTCTTCGGCGTCTGGGCTCCGGGTGAAGAGGTCGCGAAGCTGACCTACTACGGCCTGTACGCGCTGCAGCACCGCGGGCAGGAAGCCGCGGGCATCTCGGTGTCCGACGGCTCGCAGATCGTCGTGTTCAAGGACCTCGGGCTCGTCAGCCAGGTGTTCGACGAGCAGGTCCTGCAGTCGCTCCAGGGGCACATCGCGGTCGGCCACTGCCGGTATTCGACCACCGGCTCCACCATCTGGGAGAACGCGCAGCCGATCTTCCGTACCACCGAGACCGGCAGCGGGCTTTCCTTCGCGCACAACGGAAACCTGGTCAACACCGCCGAGCTGCGCCAGCGCACCGTCGAAGCCGGGCTCAAGCCGCACGCCGGGCTCACCGGGTCGTCGAGCGACTCCGACCTCGTGTGCGGCCTGCTCGCGGCGAACGCGGCCGACAAGGGCATCGAGGCCGCCGCGCTCGACCTGCTGCCGACCCTGCGCGGCGCGTTCTGCCTCGTCTTCGCCGACGAGTCCACGTTGTACGCGGCGCGCGACCCGCACGGCGTGCACCCGCTCGTGCTGGGCAGGCTCGAACGCGGCTGGGTGGTCGCCAGCGAAACCGCCGCGCTCGACATCGTCGGCGCTTCGTTCGTGCGCGAGGTCGAGCCGGGCGAGCTGATCGCGATCGACGCGGAGGGCCTGCGCTCCACGCGGTTCGCGAACCCGGAGCCGAAGGGCTGCGTGTTCGAGTACGTCTACCTGGCACGCCCCGACACCACGATCGCCGGGCGCAGCGTGCACGCCACCCGCGTCGACATCGGCAGGCGGCTGGCCGCCGAGCACCCCGCGGACGCCGATCTGGTGATCCCGGTGCCGGAGTCCGGCACGCCCGCGGCCATCGGGTACGCGCAGGGCTCCGGTATCCCGTACGGCTCCGGCCTGGTGAAGAACGCCTACGTGGGGCGCACCTTCATCCAGCCGTCGCAGACCATCCGCCAGCTCGGCATCCGGCTCAAGCTGAACCCGCTGCGCGAGGTCATCCGCGGTAAGCGCCTGGTCGTGGTGGACGATTCGATCGTGCGCGGCAACACCCAGCGCGCGCTCGTGCGCATGCTCCGCGAAGCGGGGGCGCTGGAGGTGCACGTGCGGATCGCGTCGCCGCCGGTGCGTTGGCCGTGCTTCTACGGCATCGACTTCGCCTCGCGCGCGGAGCTGGTCGCGAACGGCGTGGACGCGGACGGGATCCGCCGCTCCATCGGCGCCGATTCGCTCGGCTACGTCTCGCTGGACGGCCTGGTCGCCGCCTCCGAGCAGCCGCGCACCCGGCTGTGCACGGCGTGCTTCAGCGGCGAGTACCCGATCGCGCTGCCGGAGGACGCCCTCATCGGCAAGCACCTGCTGGAGAGCCTGGAAGCGGCGGACGGGGCGGGCCAGCCGGTCACGCCAGCCGGGTACGGTGCCGAAGACGCCGTCCGGCGCCCGTAG
- a CDS encoding sensor histidine kinase: protein MGAKGSLARQLLGWQLVIVFALLACVAVFSVIKTGDSFTDTEGRRMLSVAENVAATRGVRVALEDPVRRDPLPIFAESARTLSGADFVIITDSAGKVLTSPDPGQHGTPLPLGDSTVAGGRSWVGVVDGSLVAHVPVIDDHVRVAGYVAAGTATPGFFEGIADSPGSALVLLAIATVLGLAGSALLARRVTRQTLGLEPREITGLVEHREALLHGIKEGVLAVDTDQRITLVNDHARELLALDPDCVGTRVDELDVNDRLRDVLSGRAHGVDQIVLRAGRVLVMNRMPIARGDRTLGAVTTLRDRTELVALREELAANSRATDTLRAQAHEFTNRLHTIAGLIELGEYDEVRRYVDLVSTARDRWHEEVTGKIGDTAVAALLIAKASVAAEHGVGLRLTEDSALGAVDETLSADLVTVLGNLVDNALDAVTAPGTGDWISVAVRHDGGEVLVEVRDSGPGVAAEIVTEVFAHGFTTKAAEHGGRRGLGLALTRQACVRRGGSVHVHNADGAVFTAVLPVEGARP from the coding sequence ATGGGCGCGAAGGGCTCGCTCGCACGTCAGCTGCTCGGCTGGCAGCTCGTGATCGTGTTCGCGCTGCTGGCCTGCGTCGCGGTGTTCTCGGTGATCAAGACCGGCGACAGCTTCACCGACACCGAAGGCAGGCGCATGCTTTCGGTCGCCGAGAACGTCGCGGCGACGCGCGGGGTGCGGGTCGCGCTCGAAGACCCGGTGCGCCGCGACCCGCTGCCGATCTTCGCCGAAAGCGCCCGCACCCTGTCCGGCGCCGACTTCGTGATCATCACCGACTCGGCTGGCAAGGTGCTGACCTCGCCCGATCCCGGCCAGCACGGCACTCCGCTGCCACTCGGGGACAGCACCGTCGCAGGTGGACGGTCGTGGGTCGGCGTCGTCGACGGCTCGCTCGTCGCCCACGTGCCGGTGATCGACGACCACGTCCGCGTCGCCGGGTACGTCGCCGCGGGCACGGCGACACCGGGCTTCTTCGAGGGCATCGCCGATTCGCCCGGCAGCGCGCTCGTACTGCTCGCGATCGCGACCGTGCTGGGCCTCGCCGGGTCGGCACTGCTGGCGAGGCGGGTCACCCGGCAGACGCTCGGGCTGGAGCCGCGGGAGATCACCGGCCTGGTGGAGCACCGCGAAGCGCTCCTGCACGGCATCAAGGAAGGCGTGCTCGCCGTGGACACCGATCAGCGCATCACCCTCGTCAACGACCACGCCCGCGAGCTACTCGCGCTCGACCCGGACTGCGTCGGGACCCGGGTCGACGAGCTGGACGTCAACGACCGGCTGCGCGACGTGCTGAGCGGGCGCGCGCACGGGGTCGACCAGATCGTGCTCCGGGCTGGCCGCGTGCTGGTGATGAACCGGATGCCGATCGCGCGCGGCGACCGCACGCTGGGCGCTGTGACCACCTTGCGCGACCGCACGGAACTGGTCGCGCTGCGCGAGGAACTGGCCGCGAACTCCCGCGCCACGGACACGCTGCGCGCGCAGGCGCACGAGTTCACCAATCGGCTGCACACGATCGCCGGGCTCATCGAACTCGGCGAGTACGACGAGGTCCGCCGCTACGTCGACCTGGTGAGCACCGCGCGGGACCGCTGGCACGAGGAGGTCACCGGCAAGATCGGCGACACCGCGGTCGCCGCGCTGCTCATCGCGAAGGCCAGCGTGGCCGCGGAACACGGCGTCGGCCTGCGGCTCACCGAGGACAGCGCGCTCGGCGCCGTCGACGAAACCCTGTCCGCCGATCTGGTGACCGTGCTCGGCAACCTGGTGGACAACGCGCTCGACGCGGTGACGGCGCCGGGAACGGGTGACTGGATCTCGGTCGCGGTCCGGCACGACGGCGGCGAAGTGCTCGTCGAGGTCCGCGACTCCGGTCCCGGCGTCGCGGCGGAGATCGTCACCGAGGTGTTCGCGCACGGTTTCACCACGAAGGCGGCCGAACACGGCGGGCGACGGGGGCTCGGTCTCGCGCTGACCCGCCAGGCGTGCGTCCGCCGCGGCGGCTCGGTGCACGTGCACAATGCGGACGGCGCGGTGTTCACCGCCGTGCTGCCGGTGGAGGGAGCGCGCCCATGA
- a CDS encoding tripartite tricarboxylate transporter permease: protein MDSISLLLNGFGTALTPANLLFAAVGVLLGTAIGVLPGIGPAMAVALLLPVTYGLDPTAAFIMFAGIYYGGMFGGSTTSILLNTPGESAAVVTAIEGNPMARKGKGAQALAAAAIGHFVGGLIGTTALVLLAPTVASLAVDIGAPDYFAIMVLAFVAVTSVVGKSRVRGFASLLIGLTIGLIGLDEMTGQARLTFGSLHLSDGIDVVIVAVGLFAVGESLWVAAHLRHKQAEPIPVGRPWLSKADLRRTWKPWLRGPLIGFPFGAIPAGGAEIPTFLSYVTEKRLSRHRDEFGSGAIEGVAGPESTASASAAGTLVSMLTLGLPTTAVAAVMLAAFQQYGIQPGPLLFERESGLVWGLIASLFVGTVLLLVINLPMAPVWAKLLRIPRPYLYAGILFFASVGAYAVGGNVLDLVLLFVIGVIGFAMRRYGLPVLPAIIGVILGPAAEQQMRRALQLSDGSLTGLVNSPLAIGVYALIAILLAWPLLRRAQAASARASSRRR from the coding sequence ATGGACTCGATCTCGTTGCTGCTGAACGGGTTCGGCACCGCGCTCACCCCGGCGAACCTGCTCTTCGCCGCGGTCGGCGTGCTGCTGGGCACCGCGATCGGCGTGCTGCCGGGCATCGGGCCCGCGATGGCCGTCGCGCTGCTGCTGCCGGTGACCTACGGGCTCGACCCGACGGCCGCGTTCATCATGTTCGCCGGGATCTACTACGGCGGCATGTTCGGCGGCTCCACCACGTCGATCCTGCTGAACACGCCGGGCGAATCCGCGGCCGTGGTCACCGCCATCGAGGGAAACCCCATGGCGCGCAAGGGAAAGGGCGCGCAGGCGCTGGCCGCGGCCGCGATCGGGCACTTCGTCGGCGGGCTCATCGGCACCACCGCGCTCGTGCTGCTCGCGCCGACGGTCGCCTCGCTCGCGGTGGACATCGGCGCGCCGGACTACTTCGCGATCATGGTGCTCGCGTTCGTCGCGGTGACCTCGGTGGTCGGGAAGTCCCGCGTGCGGGGGTTCGCCTCGTTGCTGATCGGCCTGACCATCGGGTTGATCGGGCTCGACGAGATGACCGGGCAGGCGCGGCTGACGTTCGGCTCGCTGCACCTGTCCGACGGCATCGACGTGGTGATTGTCGCGGTCGGGCTGTTCGCGGTCGGCGAGTCGCTGTGGGTGGCCGCGCACCTGCGGCACAAGCAGGCCGAGCCGATCCCGGTCGGACGGCCGTGGCTGTCCAAAGCGGACCTGCGGCGGACCTGGAAGCCGTGGCTGCGCGGGCCGCTCATCGGGTTCCCGTTCGGCGCGATCCCCGCGGGCGGCGCCGAGATCCCCACTTTTCTGTCCTACGTCACCGAAAAGCGGCTCTCGCGGCATCGCGACGAGTTCGGCTCCGGCGCCATCGAGGGTGTCGCCGGTCCCGAGTCGACGGCCAGCGCGTCGGCTGCCGGCACGCTCGTGTCGATGCTGACGCTCGGACTGCCGACCACGGCGGTTGCCGCGGTCATGCTCGCCGCGTTCCAGCAGTACGGCATCCAGCCGGGCCCGCTGCTGTTCGAGCGCGAGTCGGGGCTGGTGTGGGGGCTCATCGCGAGCCTGTTCGTCGGCACCGTGCTGCTGCTGGTGATCAACCTGCCGATGGCGCCGGTGTGGGCGAAGCTGCTGCGGATCCCGCGGCCGTACCTGTACGCGGGAATCCTGTTCTTCGCGAGCGTCGGCGCCTACGCGGTCGGCGGGAACGTGCTCGACCTGGTGCTGCTGTTCGTGATCGGGGTGATCGGGTTCGCGATGCGGCGGTACGGGCTGCCGGTGCTGCCCGCGATCATCGGCGTCATCCTCGGCCCGGCCGCCGAACAGCAGATGCGGCGCGCGCTGCAGCTCTCGGACGGCTCGCTCACCGGGCTGGTGAACTCGCCGCTCGCGATCGGGGTGTACGCGCTGATCGCGATCCTGCTCGCGTGGCCGCTGCTGCGACGGGCTCAGGCGGCGAGTGCGCGGGCTTCGTCCAGGAGGCGCTGA
- a CDS encoding VanZ family protein — MDVLLREFGVMIPISLTALPLAMFAWPFVTVLRRRRHPLRTASLTAAADVAIALAAGLALALVTVPVGDSDRSELHLMPGEDIRDALSGGSLWQVAGNVLLLAPIGVLLPFRLRRARSLRMVAGCALVLSVLVESLQFLIHAGRVTSADDVLLNTIGAAAGAATSRPWWRPRARHAAVTIPLPRRPNVPCQPVRPVRRCARPTWPPASSTGNVLWLPPAPARLGSPVRRSTTYVLSASPCARRVSPHRVLSAGAPAVIPSPRRGGGP, encoded by the coding sequence ATGGATGTCCTGCTGCGCGAATTCGGGGTGATGATCCCGATCTCGCTGACGGCGCTGCCACTCGCGATGTTCGCGTGGCCGTTCGTGACCGTGCTGCGCAGGCGAAGACATCCGCTGCGCACGGCCAGCCTGACCGCGGCCGCGGACGTGGCGATCGCGCTGGCGGCCGGGCTGGCACTGGCACTGGTGACGGTGCCCGTCGGTGATTCGGACCGCAGCGAACTGCACCTCATGCCCGGCGAAGACATCCGCGACGCGCTGAGCGGCGGTTCGCTGTGGCAGGTCGCCGGGAACGTGCTGCTGCTGGCCCCGATCGGGGTGCTGCTGCCGTTCCGGCTGAGACGGGCGCGGTCGCTGCGCATGGTCGCCGGCTGCGCGCTGGTGTTGTCCGTGCTGGTCGAATCGCTGCAGTTCCTGATCCACGCCGGCCGCGTCACCTCCGCCGACGACGTGCTGCTCAACACCATCGGGGCCGCGGCGGGCGCGGCGACGAGCAGGCCGTGGTGGCGACCGCGGGCACGGCACGCCGCCGTCACGATCCCGCTGCCGAGACGGCCGAATGTCCCTTGCCAGCCCGTCCGGCCCGTGCGAAGGTGCGCGCGGCCGACCTGGCCACCGGCTTCGAGCACGGGGAACGTCTTGTGGTTGCCGCCCGCTCCGGCGCGGCTCGGGAGTCCCGTACGCCGCTCCACCACCTACGTTCTTTCCGCTTCTCCTTGTGCTCGAAGGGTTTCCCCGCACCGTGTCCTTTCCGCGGGCGCCCCCGCGGTCATCCCCTCACCGCGCCGCGGCGGCGGACCGTGA
- a CDS encoding response regulator yields MTVSVLVVDDDFMVAKVHSGYVARTEGFEVVGVAHTGADALRAIRELRPDLVLLDIYLPDVDGLAVLRELRAADSTVDTDVVVITAARDVDTIRGAMRGGALHYLIKPFTYAALADQLRHFGALHRKLSRLADRPAAAQTDVDDVFGARPRSAPTLPKGLTAQTANLVERALRDHPDGLSATECAIATELSRPSARRYLEHFAAHGKAEVRLRYGGTGRPERQYHWRD; encoded by the coding sequence ATGACCGTGTCCGTGCTGGTGGTGGACGACGACTTCATGGTCGCGAAGGTGCACAGCGGATATGTGGCGCGCACCGAAGGGTTCGAGGTCGTCGGCGTCGCGCACACCGGGGCGGACGCGTTGCGCGCGATCCGCGAACTGCGGCCGGACCTGGTGCTGCTCGACATCTACCTGCCCGATGTGGACGGTCTCGCGGTGCTGCGCGAGCTGCGCGCCGCTGATTCCACTGTGGACACCGACGTCGTGGTGATCACCGCGGCCCGCGACGTCGACACCATCCGCGGCGCGATGCGCGGTGGCGCGCTGCACTACCTGATCAAACCGTTCACCTACGCCGCGCTCGCCGACCAGCTGCGGCATTTCGGGGCACTGCACCGGAAACTCAGCAGGCTCGCCGACCGGCCAGCCGCCGCGCAGACCGATGTGGACGATGTGTTCGGCGCGCGCCCCCGTAGCGCACCGACGCTACCGAAGGGGTTGACCGCGCAGACCGCGAACCTCGTCGAACGCGCGCTGCGCGACCACCCGGACGGGTTATCCGCCACCGAATGCGCCATCGCGACCGAGCTTTCCCGGCCCAGCGCGCGCCGGTACCTCGAACACTTCGCCGCACACGGGAAGGCCGAAGTTCGCCTGCGCTACGGCGGTACCGGGCGGCCGGAACGGCAATACCACTGGCGCGATTGA
- the arfB gene encoding alternative ribosome rescue aminoacyl-tRNA hydrolase ArfB, translating into MEDLVVSRSFVVPDGELRERFSRSSGPGGQGVNTTDSRVELSFDVANSPSVPEHVRARLLERLEGRLVDGVLTIVASEHRAQLMNREAARARLVNTLRDATAPPPPPRRATKPTRGSKERRIAAKKRRGDVKRSRRTRFDD; encoded by the coding sequence ATGGAAGACCTGGTGGTGAGTAGGTCGTTCGTGGTGCCGGACGGCGAACTGCGCGAACGGTTTTCGCGGTCGTCCGGGCCCGGCGGGCAGGGCGTGAACACCACCGACTCCCGCGTGGAGCTGTCGTTCGACGTGGCGAACTCGCCATCGGTGCCCGAGCACGTGCGGGCGCGGCTGCTCGAACGGTTGGAGGGCAGGCTCGTGGACGGCGTGCTGACGATCGTCGCCAGCGAGCACCGCGCGCAGCTGATGAACCGGGAAGCGGCGCGGGCGCGCCTAGTCAACACCCTGCGCGACGCGACCGCGCCGCCACCGCCGCCCCGGCGCGCCACGAAACCGACTCGTGGTTCGAAGGAACGCCGCATCGCCGCGAAGAAGCGGCGCGGCGACGTGAAACGCTCCCGCCGCACCCGCTTCGACGACTAG
- a CDS encoding tripartite tricarboxylate transporter TctB family protein has product MTESTVDKPKSWFRAHSELGICAFLLALGVLVLTDALRIPTDFAQRGPVGPKAVPVVVGTLLVLISVLLARDVLRGGKGEAEGGEDVDLDAPADWRTVLMLAGAFLANAALIDLVGFPISSALLFWGASYALGSRHFVRDPLLSAGISLVTWFAFDQLLGVSLPGGPLMGAF; this is encoded by the coding sequence ATGACCGAGTCTACTGTGGACAAACCGAAGTCGTGGTTTCGCGCGCATTCCGAACTCGGGATCTGCGCTTTCCTGCTGGCGCTCGGCGTGCTCGTGCTGACCGACGCGCTCCGCATCCCGACCGACTTCGCCCAGCGCGGGCCGGTCGGGCCGAAGGCGGTGCCGGTGGTCGTCGGCACGCTGCTCGTGCTGATCTCGGTGCTGCTCGCGCGCGACGTCCTGCGGGGCGGCAAGGGCGAGGCGGAAGGCGGCGAGGACGTCGATCTCGACGCGCCAGCGGACTGGCGGACGGTGCTCATGCTGGCAGGCGCCTTCCTCGCCAACGCCGCGCTCATCGACCTCGTCGGGTTCCCGATCTCGTCGGCGTTGCTGTTCTGGGGCGCTTCGTATGCCTTGGGCAGCAGGCACTTCGTGCGCGATCCGCTGCTGTCGGCCGGGATCTCGCTCGTCACCTGGTTCGCCTTCGACCAGCTTCTCGGCGTCTCGTTGCCGGGCGGCCCGCTGATGGGAGCGTTCTGA
- a CDS encoding IS1380 family transposase: MKDSKRSGRVKVSADGAGVVSHAGVGLLREMAEVTGLVGAVNSALADTYRGVAVHAPGQVFADVAVAIADGADAVSGIAVLRDREDLFGPVASMPTAWRLLERIDEAHLPAVQAARAAARQRAWEAGAAPDLSEELCLDFDATIVLAHSDKQDAAATWKHTFGFHPLLCFLDRPQIAGGEALAGLLRPGNAGSSTAADHVAVLDAALAALPTYARPRPGDPDSPRLLARSDSAGASHTFAQTCRDRGVGFSFGFPVDARVQRIVDAIPASCWHPAVEPGDGIRDGAWVTEISTAIDLSKWPEGSRLILRKERPHPGAQLRFTDADGMRITALLTDTAPGIIPGQAAGLELRHRQRARMEDRIREAKATGLRNLPCRGLAENTAWLQAVLTAIDLVCWSQLIGFTDQPDLARIEITTFRYRVLHVAARITRSARQTHLRIDRTWRWAPAIATGFHRIRTAFP; this comes from the coding sequence GTGAAGGATAGCAAGCGTTCTGGTCGGGTGAAGGTCAGCGCGGATGGTGCTGGTGTCGTGTCGCATGCTGGTGTCGGGTTGTTGCGGGAGATGGCTGAGGTCACGGGTTTGGTCGGGGCGGTGAACTCGGCGTTGGCTGATACTTATCGTGGTGTCGCGGTGCATGCGCCGGGGCAGGTGTTCGCTGATGTGGCGGTGGCGATCGCGGATGGCGCGGACGCGGTGTCGGGGATCGCGGTGCTGCGGGACCGGGAGGATCTGTTCGGGCCGGTCGCGTCGATGCCGACGGCGTGGCGGTTACTCGAGCGGATCGACGAGGCCCATCTGCCCGCGGTGCAGGCCGCCCGTGCCGCCGCGCGGCAACGGGCGTGGGAGGCCGGGGCTGCCCCGGACCTGTCCGAGGAGCTGTGTCTGGATTTCGATGCCACGATCGTGCTGGCGCACTCGGACAAGCAGGACGCGGCAGCGACGTGGAAGCACACGTTCGGGTTTCACCCGCTGTTGTGTTTCCTCGATCGCCCGCAGATCGCCGGCGGGGAAGCCTTGGCCGGGTTGCTGCGCCCAGGCAACGCGGGGTCGAGCACCGCGGCCGATCACGTCGCCGTGCTCGATGCGGCGCTGGCGGCGTTGCCCACCTACGCCCGGCCCCGCCCCGGCGACCCCGATTCGCCGCGGCTGCTCGCGCGCAGTGATTCCGCCGGGGCCAGCCACACCTTCGCCCAGACCTGCCGGGACCGGGGCGTCGGGTTCTCCTTCGGGTTCCCGGTCGACGCGCGGGTGCAGCGCATCGTCGACGCGATCCCGGCTTCGTGCTGGCATCCCGCGGTCGAGCCTGGGGACGGGATCCGGGACGGAGCCTGGGTCACCGAGATCAGCACCGCGATCGACCTGTCGAAGTGGCCCGAAGGGTCACGGCTGATCCTGCGCAAAGAACGCCCGCACCCCGGCGCGCAGCTACGATTCACCGACGCCGACGGGATGCGGATCACCGCGCTGCTCACCGACACCGCACCCGGGATCATCCCCGGCCAGGCCGCCGGGCTGGAACTGCGACACCGTCAACGCGCCCGGATGGAAGACCGCATCCGCGAGGCCAAAGCCACCGGCCTGCGCAACCTGCCCTGTCGCGGACTCGCCGAAAACACAGCCTGGCTACAGGCCGTGCTCACCGCGATCGACCTGGTCTGCTGGAGCCAACTGATCGGCTTCACCGACCAGCCCGACCTCGCCCGGATCGAGATCACCACCTTCCGTTACCGCGTCCTGCACGTCGCCGCCCGCATCACCCGCAGCGCACGCCAAACCCATCTGCGCATCGACCGGACATGGCGCTGGGCCCCCGCAATCGCCACCGGATTCCACCGCATCCGCACCGCTTTCCCCTAA
- the purM gene encoding phosphoribosylformylglycinamidine cyclo-ligase, whose product MSESTSATYAAAGVSIDAGDQAVELLKPHAQRASRPEVLGGVGGFAGLFSLKLDRWKEPVLASSTDGVGTKLAVAQTLDKHDTIGIDLVAMVVDDLVVTGAEPLFLQDYIAVGKVHPEKIAAIVGGIAEGCVQAGCALLGGETAEHPGLMGEHDYDVSATGVGVVEAADLLSPENVRPGDVVIGFGSSGLHSNGYSLARHVLLEIARMPLDGHVEEFGRTLGEELLEPTKIYAKDCLALAAEAEVRTFAHITGGGLEANLARVMPRGLTAALERGSWTPAPVFALIAQRGKVERAEMEKTFNMGVGMVAVVGPEDVDRALAVLTARHVPAWVLGDVRPADDVDGPRATLSGDHPRF is encoded by the coding sequence GTGAGCGAGTCCACGAGCGCCACCTACGCCGCCGCCGGGGTCAGCATCGACGCCGGTGACCAAGCCGTCGAGCTGCTCAAGCCGCACGCACAGCGGGCGAGCAGGCCCGAGGTGCTCGGTGGGGTCGGCGGTTTCGCGGGGCTGTTCTCGCTGAAGCTCGACCGCTGGAAGGAGCCGGTGCTCGCTTCGTCGACAGACGGTGTCGGCACCAAGCTCGCGGTCGCGCAGACCCTCGACAAGCACGACACGATCGGCATCGACCTGGTGGCGATGGTCGTCGACGATCTCGTGGTCACCGGCGCCGAACCGCTGTTCCTGCAGGACTACATCGCGGTCGGGAAGGTGCACCCGGAGAAGATCGCGGCGATCGTCGGCGGGATCGCCGAAGGCTGCGTCCAGGCGGGCTGCGCGCTGCTCGGCGGCGAGACGGCCGAGCACCCCGGGCTGATGGGCGAGCACGACTACGACGTGTCGGCCACCGGCGTCGGCGTCGTCGAGGCGGCGGACCTGCTTTCGCCGGAGAACGTGCGCCCCGGTGACGTGGTGATCGGGTTCGGCTCGTCGGGGCTGCACTCCAACGGGTACTCGCTGGCGAGGCACGTGCTGCTGGAGATCGCCAGGATGCCGCTCGACGGGCACGTCGAGGAGTTCGGCCGCACCCTCGGCGAGGAACTGCTCGAACCGACCAAGATCTACGCGAAGGACTGCTTGGCGCTGGCCGCCGAGGCCGAGGTGCGCACGTTCGCGCACATCACCGGCGGCGGGCTGGAGGCGAACCTCGCCAGGGTCATGCCGCGCGGGCTGACCGCGGCGCTCGAACGGGGCAGCTGGACTCCCGCGCCGGTGTTCGCGCTGATCGCGCAGCGCGGCAAGGTCGAGCGCGCCGAGATGGAGAAGACGTTCAACATGGGCGTCGGCATGGTCGCGGTGGTCGGGCCGGAGGACGTCGACCGCGCGCTCGCCGTGCTGACCGCGCGCCACGTGCCGGCCTGGGTGCTCGGTGACGTGCGGCCAGCCGACGACGTCGACGGTCCCCGCGCCACCCTTTCCGGCGATCATCCGCGTTTTTAG
- a CDS encoding Bug family tripartite tricarboxylate transporter substrate binding protein, whose translation MRNPKHWFAVLGALLLVLFVPPLVSSGGDDGGDRIRGLRVMVPNSPGGGYDITARTAAKAIEDAGLNGTTEVFNLPGAGGTVGLGRLVNERGNGKLVMSMGLGVVGAVYTNHAPSSLRDTTPIAKLTEESDIVVVGKDSPYRTIGQLLAAWKANPGGVAVGGGSAPGGPDHLAPMLMAKAAGIAPKSVSYIPFDGGGELMASVLGGKVGFGVSGIGETRDQIEAGELRALAVTGAERVPGIDAPTLKESGVDVDFTNWRGIVAPPGIRGADRDRLVAMFGKLHASPQWQEAMRRNGWADAFAVGDEFGAFLDAESDRVASVLKELGLA comes from the coding sequence ATGCGAAACCCGAAACACTGGTTCGCGGTGCTCGGCGCGCTGCTGCTGGTGCTGTTCGTCCCGCCGCTCGTCTCGTCCGGTGGCGACGACGGCGGCGACCGGATCCGCGGCCTCCGCGTGATGGTGCCGAATTCGCCCGGCGGCGGCTACGACATCACGGCGCGCACCGCCGCGAAGGCCATCGAGGACGCGGGGCTGAACGGCACCACGGAGGTGTTCAACCTGCCCGGTGCTGGCGGCACCGTCGGCCTCGGCAGGCTCGTCAACGAACGCGGCAACGGCAAGCTCGTCATGTCGATGGGACTCGGCGTGGTGGGCGCGGTGTACACGAACCACGCGCCGTCGTCGTTGCGGGACACCACGCCGATCGCGAAGCTGACCGAGGAATCCGACATCGTGGTGGTGGGCAAGGATTCCCCGTACCGCACCATCGGCCAGTTGCTCGCCGCGTGGAAGGCGAATCCCGGCGGGGTCGCGGTCGGCGGCGGTTCGGCGCCGGGCGGTCCCGACCACCTCGCGCCGATGCTGATGGCGAAGGCGGCCGGGATCGCGCCGAAGTCGGTCAGCTACATCCCCTTCGACGGCGGCGGCGAGCTGATGGCCTCGGTGCTCGGCGGCAAGGTCGGGTTCGGGGTCTCCGGTATCGGCGAGACCAGGGACCAGATCGAAGCGGGTGAGCTGCGCGCGCTCGCGGTGACCGGGGCCGAGCGGGTGCCCGGTATCGACGCGCCGACGCTCAAGGAGTCCGGTGTGGACGTCGACTTCACGAACTGGCGCGGGATCGTCGCGCCACCGGGAATCCGCGGGGCCGACCGGGACCGGCTGGTCGCGATGTTCGGCAAGCTGCACGCCTCGCCGCAGTGGCAGGAAGCCATGCGGCGCAACGGATGGGCCGACGCGTTCGCCGTCGGGGACGAGTTCGGCGCGTTCCTCGACGCGGAAAGCGACCGCGTCGCGTCGGTGCTGAAGGAGCTGGGGCTGGCATGA